From one Lysinibacillus sp. G4S2 genomic stretch:
- a CDS encoding GNAT family N-acetyltransferase, with protein MISLRSIDESNWEDCIQLKPKQEQEGFIASNLYSIAESKFLPNMKIKAIYCEEVLIGFAMYGIDADDGNYWIYRFMIDEQFQGRGHGKSAMKLIIEDIRNRDDHTNVIWLGYQPDNEQARKLYASIVLKRKK; from the coding sequence TTGATTAGTTTAAGATCAATTGATGAAAGCAATTGGGAAGATTGTATTCAACTAAAGCCTAAGCAAGAACAGGAAGGTTTTATTGCCTCGAATCTGTATTCAATTGCAGAAAGTAAGTTTTTACCGAACATGAAGATAAAGGCGATCTATTGTGAAGAAGTACTTATCGGTTTCGCGATGTACGGGATAGATGCGGATGACGGAAACTATTGGATATATAGGTTTATGATTGATGAGCAATTTCAAGGGCGTGGACATGGCAAGAGCGCAATGAAATTGATTATTGAAGACATCCGGAATAGAGATGATCACACTAATGTCATATGGCTTGGGTATCAGCCGGACAACGAGCAAGCAAGAAAACTATATGCCAGTATAGTTTTGAAGAGGAAGAAATAG
- a CDS encoding response regulator transcription factor, whose translation MKRTILIIEDEVKIANIIADYFTMNEYRILIATDGKVGLQMFEEETVDLIILDIMLPEIDGFSVCRRIRKKSDIPIIMLTARSEVEDQLMGYEFKVDDYMTKPFNPEILVAKSKVLLDRIYTVKKEDRDKETLTLKGVTINKLTREVWIDSTSIELEPKQFDLLLYLMENKHIVLSRDQILNEVWGYDYFGSARVVDAQVKKLRKNLQHKAYLIKTVFGLGYKFEVE comes from the coding sequence ATGAAGCGAACGATTTTAATTATAGAAGATGAAGTAAAAATTGCTAATATAATAGCTGACTATTTTACAATGAACGAATACAGAATTCTAATTGCGACGGATGGTAAGGTTGGTCTGCAAATGTTTGAAGAAGAAACAGTCGATTTAATTATTCTCGACATCATGCTACCAGAAATCGACGGATTCTCCGTGTGCAGAAGAATTAGAAAAAAATCAGATATTCCTATCATTATGCTGACAGCACGATCAGAAGTAGAAGATCAGTTGATGGGCTATGAATTTAAAGTGGACGATTATATGACGAAGCCGTTTAATCCTGAGATTCTAGTAGCTAAATCTAAAGTTCTTCTTGATAGAATCTATACTGTAAAAAAAGAAGATAGAGACAAAGAAACCTTGACGCTAAAAGGAGTCACGATTAACAAACTTACACGTGAAGTATGGATAGATAGCACGTCCATTGAATTAGAGCCAAAACAATTTGATCTTTTACTATATTTGATGGAAAACAAGCATATTGTCTTGTCCAGAGATCAAATATTAAATGAAGTATGGGGATATGATTATTTCGGCAGCGCAAGAGTAGTTGATGCGCAAGTCAAAAAACTCAGAAAAAACTTACAGCATAAAGCCTACCTAATTAAAACCGTATTTGGTTTAGGGTATAAATTCGAGGTGGAATAA
- a CDS encoding HAMP domain-containing sensor histidine kinase yields the protein MRKRGIAYKLFLIHILLFTAIFIIQIVFQSIYFEPYYIHKKKQNMEEFAHTLESKIKNNESTDTINKYISEMSESNNAIISVIDDQLQAHYGASLNNNYTQFVVRTKDNKEYNIIDDFLAIDYKELNEEDIISIDGLLLNDKESLILPDKIKIGNRILEPIDASTIFFEGITISDNDMKNEQPKPITIKGKVISKPTESKSFTAQKNVLIQEMVVMTNKNEGQTFPNQIYTVRDTQTDINNLMLIENVEGTDLVILAVTSLQSVDEVIGNLNQYYIILFVFTMIIVIIVAIIFSKTLSKPLVKMSTIANQIANQNFSEKYIVKSKDELGQMGEALNKISTNLEQKITELVHANEKLAQDYELQVKLKEKEKEFVANVSHELKTPLTVINGYIKGIKNGVYEQNDLKYCDVILDEVDRMTEMVQEMLDISRLESPIYQLTESTFDIWHTFLKVYDKFKAMADEKGLQVLFEIEEEAYVNGDIKRIEQVITNLFINAVKYTPKHNRINIKIVYLESLNKYMFKIENENIFIPYDEIEQIWDPFYRVEKSRSKEFGGSGLGLAIVKQILERHNSSFGVNNTENGVEFYFDLRAVSTDYLDY from the coding sequence ATGCGAAAAAGAGGGATTGCCTACAAGCTTTTTTTAATTCATATCTTATTATTTACCGCCATATTTATAATCCAAATCGTCTTTCAATCGATTTATTTCGAACCCTACTATATCCATAAAAAGAAACAAAATATGGAAGAGTTTGCCCATACACTTGAATCAAAAATCAAAAACAATGAGTCGACCGACACAATTAATAAGTATATTTCTGAAATGTCAGAGAGTAATAATGCTATCATTTCGGTTATCGATGATCAACTTCAGGCACATTACGGAGCGTCATTAAACAATAATTACACACAATTCGTGGTCAGAACGAAGGACAACAAGGAGTATAATATCATAGATGATTTTCTAGCCATCGACTATAAAGAATTAAATGAAGAAGACATTATCTCCATAGACGGGCTTCTTTTGAATGATAAGGAATCCTTAATTCTCCCGGATAAAATCAAAATCGGGAATCGAATCTTAGAGCCAATCGATGCATCCACGATATTTTTTGAAGGAATCACTATAAGTGACAATGACATGAAGAATGAGCAACCTAAGCCTATTACAATTAAAGGAAAAGTGATTTCTAAACCAACTGAAAGTAAATCCTTCACAGCGCAAAAAAATGTCCTCATTCAAGAAATGGTTGTCATGACCAATAAAAATGAAGGTCAAACGTTCCCTAATCAAATATATACAGTACGGGACACACAGACAGACATTAATAATTTGATGTTAATTGAAAATGTGGAAGGAACAGATTTGGTAATACTTGCTGTCACTTCTCTTCAATCTGTGGATGAGGTTATTGGCAATTTAAATCAGTACTATATTATTTTATTTGTTTTTACGATGATCATCGTTATTATAGTAGCTATTATTTTTTCTAAGACATTATCCAAGCCACTGGTTAAAATGAGCACGATCGCGAATCAGATTGCAAATCAAAATTTCAGTGAAAAATATATTGTTAAATCCAAGGATGAGCTTGGACAAATGGGTGAAGCATTAAACAAAATTTCTACAAACCTAGAACAGAAAATTACGGAATTAGTCCATGCCAATGAAAAACTTGCACAAGATTATGAATTACAGGTGAAGTTGAAGGAAAAAGAAAAAGAGTTTGTTGCCAACGTATCTCACGAATTAAAGACCCCTTTAACCGTAATAAACGGTTATATTAAAGGGATAAAAAACGGTGTATATGAGCAAAACGACTTGAAATATTGTGATGTTATTTTGGATGAAGTTGACCGAATGACGGAAATGGTACAAGAAATGCTTGATATTTCAAGACTAGAGTCCCCTATCTATCAGCTTACTGAAAGCACCTTTGACATATGGCATACATTTTTAAAGGTGTACGATAAATTCAAAGCAATGGCTGACGAAAAAGGATTGCAGGTTCTGTTTGAAATTGAAGAGGAAGCTTATGTAAATGGGGATATAAAAAGAATCGAGCAGGTCATTACCAACTTATTTATCAACGCTGTAAAGTATACGCCAAAACATAACCGTATCAACATCAAAATTGTCTATCTAGAGAGTTTAAATAAATATATGTTTAAAATTGAAAATGAAAATATTTTCATTCCCTATGATGAAATCGAGCAAATTTGGGATCCATTTTACAGAGTAGAAAAATCAAGAAGCAAAGAATTTGGTGGTTCAGGCTTAGGTTTAGCTATTGTAAAACAAATATTGGAACGTCATAATAGTAGCTTCGGCGTAAATAACACCGAAAACGGAGTCGAATTTTACTTTGACTTGAGAGCAGTTAGTACAGATTATTTGGACTACTGA
- a CDS encoding response regulator has product MDIEMPKLNGLKASEVIGRQQDVPVLLITAYSQKEFVEKSRQDNIMGYLVKPVSEASLIPAVIIALQQAKRTQTLKQSLQLTQEQIQKQKMIERAKGQRNGQ; this is encoded by the coding sequence ATGGATATTGAAATGCCAAAACTAAATGGTTTAAAAGCAAGTGAGGTTATTGGTCGTCAGCAGGATGTACCAGTGTTGTTGATTACTGCATACAGTCAAAAAGAATTTGTAGAAAAGTCTAGACAAGATAATATTATGGGGTATTTAGTTAAACCGGTTTCTGAAGCTAGCTTAATTCCAGCAGTCATCATTGCACTTCAACAAGCTAAAAGGACGCAGACGCTAAAACAATCTTTACAACTCACACAAGAACAGATTCAAAAACAGAAGATGATTGAAAGAGCAAAAGGGCAACGTAATGGGCAGTAG
- the eutC gene encoding ethanolamine ammonia-lyase subunit EutC gives MDIQEIVRRVVEEVQKNMNSPKEVNIDQSTEEIIYFPEERIKGVEEPHNAASIERAQSITPARIGIGRTGTRMLTTSYLQFLIDHAAAQDAVLRDVSDDFLQNMDLYKLETKASDMKSYLMDLDSGRKLSDESVKFLEKNGDKGKDVQIIICDGLSSSAVEANVIDLLPALIQGLKLKNISVAKPFFIKRGRVWVQDEVAAIVNCNLVISLIGERPGLNTDESLSAYMIYRPTEKTVEADRTVISNIHKDGLTSLEAGAYLSDLIEQMLLAKCTGVSFAQQRSFNL, from the coding sequence ATGGATATTCAAGAAATTGTTCGAAGAGTAGTGGAAGAAGTGCAGAAAAACATGAATTCGCCAAAAGAAGTCAATATTGATCAAAGTACAGAAGAAATCATATATTTTCCAGAAGAGCGGATAAAAGGGGTAGAGGAGCCGCATAACGCTGCATCTATTGAGCGGGCACAAAGTATTACACCTGCTCGTATTGGTATTGGGCGAACTGGAACCCGGATGTTGACGACAAGTTATTTACAATTTTTGATTGATCATGCAGCTGCACAGGATGCTGTGTTAAGAGATGTAAGTGATGATTTTCTTCAGAATATGGATTTGTATAAGCTGGAAACAAAAGCTAGCGATATGAAATCTTACTTAATGGACTTAGATTCTGGTCGAAAATTATCAGATGAATCGGTGAAGTTTCTTGAGAAAAACGGGGATAAAGGAAAAGATGTACAAATTATTATTTGTGATGGCTTGAGTTCCTCGGCTGTTGAAGCCAATGTAATAGATTTACTACCTGCTTTAATACAAGGGCTAAAATTAAAAAATATTAGCGTCGCAAAGCCATTTTTTATTAAACGAGGGCGTGTATGGGTGCAAGATGAAGTAGCTGCTATTGTTAATTGTAACCTTGTTATTTCATTGATTGGTGAAAGACCTGGTCTAAATACGGATGAAAGCTTGAGTGCATATATGATTTATCGACCTACTGAAAAAACAGTTGAAGCCGATCGGACAGTAATTTCAAATATCCATAAAGATGGACTGACTTCGCTTGAAGCTGGCGCCTACCTTTCTGATTTAATCGAACAAATGCTTCTTGCTAAGTGTACAGGAGTTTCTTTTGCGCAACAAAGGAGTTTCAACCTGTAA
- a CDS encoding response regulator — translation MKKRILIAEDEPIIRLDLKMMLQNHGYEVVGEAGDGDRAIELAFNLKPDLVLMDHAC, via the coding sequence ATGAAAAAACGGATTCTGATTGCTGAAGATGAACCAATTATTAGACTAGACTTAAAAATGATGCTTCAGAATCACGGTTATGAGGTAGTCGGAGAAGCAGGAGATGGGGATCGAGCGATTGAACTCGCTTTTAATTTAAAACCGGATCTTGTGTTAATGGATCACGCGTGTTGA
- a CDS encoding ethanolamine ammonia-lyase subunit EutB produces MKLSCVVKGTHYTFSSVREVLAKASEAKSGDVMSRIAAESSLERMAAKVVLSEMQLKEIYENPVIPYEMDEVTRLIYDDISDTIYKDIQSWTVGELRNYILSSDTGTDQLLKLSRGLTSEMISAVAKLMSSIDLVLASQKMKYQAHCNTTIGEPGRLAFRCQPNHPNDVPEGILYSIKEGLSYGAGDAVIGINPNVDTVESVKKLLTLSYEFIEKWQIPTQNCVLAHITTQMEALKQGAPIALMFQSLAGTQKGNEAFGISKKILDEGYEMMARYGTSAGPNFMYFETGQGSEVSLNADYGVDMQTLESRSYGYARHWKPFMVNTVSGFIGPETLYDGRQLIRADLEDGFMGKLHGLPMGIAPNYTNHMDADQNDQEVAGIITAVAGANFYMGVPGGDDVMLNYQDTSYHDDASLREILGLRPLREFEKWLESMGLMENGKLTKHAGDLSIFD; encoded by the coding sequence ATGAAATTGTCCTGCGTGGTAAAAGGAACTCATTATACGTTTTCGTCGGTAAGGGAGGTACTTGCAAAAGCAAGTGAAGCGAAATCTGGGGATGTGATGTCGCGTATAGCTGCAGAATCGTCACTAGAGCGCATGGCAGCAAAAGTGGTACTTAGCGAGATGCAGTTGAAAGAAATTTATGAGAATCCGGTAATTCCGTATGAGATGGATGAAGTAACACGCTTGATTTATGATGATATTAGCGACACGATTTATAAAGATATTCAAAGTTGGACAGTCGGTGAACTGAGAAATTATATTTTGTCATCTGATACAGGTACAGATCAATTATTGAAACTTTCAAGGGGATTAACAAGTGAAATGATTTCAGCTGTTGCCAAGCTTATGTCAAGTATTGATCTTGTTCTTGCTTCACAGAAAATGAAATATCAAGCACATTGCAATACGACAATTGGTGAACCTGGTCGCTTAGCATTTCGTTGTCAGCCAAATCACCCCAATGATGTTCCAGAAGGAATTTTGTATTCAATAAAGGAAGGGCTGTCCTACGGAGCGGGTGATGCTGTTATTGGTATCAATCCGAATGTGGATACGGTTGAATCCGTTAAAAAGCTTTTGACACTTTCATATGAATTTATTGAGAAATGGCAAATTCCAACACAAAATTGTGTTTTAGCCCATATAACAACACAAATGGAAGCTTTAAAACAGGGGGCACCTATTGCTCTTATGTTTCAAAGTTTAGCAGGTACACAAAAAGGGAATGAAGCGTTCGGTATATCTAAAAAAATTCTTGATGAAGGCTATGAGATGATGGCTCGATATGGTACATCAGCAGGTCCAAACTTTATGTATTTTGAAACAGGACAAGGTTCGGAAGTATCTTTAAATGCTGATTATGGGGTAGATATGCAAACGCTTGAATCAAGAAGCTACGGTTATGCACGTCACTGGAAGCCATTTATGGTTAATACCGTTTCGGGTTTTATTGGACCGGAGACACTTTATGATGGGCGGCAATTAATCCGAGCGGATCTTGAAGATGGATTTATGGGGAAATTGCATGGCTTGCCAATGGGGATTGCTCCTAATTACACAAATCATATGGATGCCGATCAAAATGATCAGGAAGTTGCCGGTATCATAACAGCAGTTGCCGGTGCGAATTTTTACATGGGAGTACCGGGTGGAGATGATGTCATGCTGAATTATCAAGATACAAGCTATCACGATGATGCTAGTTTACGTGAGATTCTAGGCTTACGACCACTTCGAGAATTTGAAAAATGGTTGGAGAGTATGGGCCTAATGGAAAATGGAAAGTTGACAAAACATGCAGGAGATTTATCAATTTTTGATTAA